In the genome of Ficedula albicollis isolate OC2 chromosome 4A, FicAlb1.5, whole genome shotgun sequence, the window AGGGCCCAACAGAGGATGACTCAATGTGCTTGACCCACTCCTACTCCTCCAACACCAACAGCGTGAAGGACATCAACTCTGGTTTGATTGGAGCCCTGCTTGTGTGCCGACCTGGTAAGGACAGCACAGGGTGGGGACAGGCCACATGCAACCATTAattgaaaagcagaataatcACAGATGCCTTCCTGAGGCTGGGCATGGCAGTGGAGTCAGTGAGCTGTGCTCAATGAAAGCACTCCTGGGGTTCAGTCTTGAAATCCTGATGGCACAAGGTACAAGAAGATGTGACTGGAGTTAGATTTGTCACCCTGGCTGAGACATATCCTGGAGGTAGTTCTCCAGACCCCTCTATAGTCATTGGAAATGACTGGGCACCATCTGCAGGCTCCAGTGACtcaccaggagcagcttctccaCTGAGCAAAGGTCTAAGAGGAGGCAGTACAAATTAACCTTTTGATGCCTTCTGGAGGCAGCTGCCTCTCAACCATGGACTTTTAGGGACCACAAGACTGGAAACACGCCTGTTGCAATTGTGAGACATGACAAAAGCaaaccccagcctggccttggtTTACCAGTTCCTGAAGAGCACAAAGGGAATTCTCTGGGTGGTGCTTGCTGACCTTTAAAGAAATCCATCTCATTGCATCTTGCAGGGACCCTGGTGAGCGATGGGAATGAAGGCCTGCAGAAAGagtttgtgctgctctttgcagtGTTTGATGAAGGTAATTGCTGGCTGAGTGGTGCCAGACCCTGCATTCAGACAGGTCTGGGGCATTTGCTTTGCCACGTGTGAGCACAGCTTCTCAGCACCCACACCCCCTCCCAAGGATTTAAGCCTGTGCAGTCCCCCCAGCCAGTGTGCTCCTGGTGCAGTACTGcccctccttctcttccccaggtgCAGGGAGCTtgcagcccccccagctctgccagcccatGCCCTGGCCCTGTACCCATCACACAGGTTAAGTGAGGAGCCATTCCCTGTCACATGTATTGGTCACCCCCACACCCAtgcagagccatggccaggtGTGCTGTGGATTTCCACAGGCACCACACATCTCACCTCCCTGAGAAGGTTCACTTTTACTTTGAAATGGTCTCAAGTGAAAGCTGACTGCGccctcctctctccacagggaAAAGCTGGTACTCTGAGCAGggttccccagcagctgctcagccccaggctcTCAACGGGACAGAGCTGCACACCATCAATGGCTACATCAATGGCTCACTGCCTGGTGGGTcctggtgggacagggacaggggcgGGGAGCTGCTAGGAGCAGCGGTGCAGCCATGTCTGTAAACTTGAGATAGCTTGGGAAAGGATGTAAGAAAAGAGATCAAGAGGAGTTTCCAGGTGATGGATCTGTTAGGCTGTGTTCACCTCAGAGGGAGTCTTATATTTCAGCTCCTTGATCTGCCTTTCCCATttacagcagggcaggagctgtttcCAGCTGTCTGAGTTGCCAAGTGCAGCTGACTTCCTTGGAGGTGTCCAAGAATAATGCTGGTAGCAGAGTTTTGTCTTTTCTAGCCCTGTGAACAAGGCTGGACGTCTCACTAAAACGCCTTCATAGGATTTTGGGAATAGAACCttggaatcatttaggttggaaaagacccttaagatcatCAGGTCCAAATGTAAACTTAACACTGCCAAATCTACCACTAAACCAAGTCCCTGAGTGTCacatatacaaatattttaaatacctgggcagcctgttccagtgtttggcaaccctttctgtgaagaaatttttctcgATATCTGACAGAAACTTCTTTAGTGCAGCTAGAGTGATAAGGTCTTCTCTCAGACTCTTCTTCTTCAGAAGACCAAAAGAAAAGGCTGGGTTTGATCTCAGTGAACACAAAAGTTGCTGTTTTCTGGTGTTCTCCCAGGATAAGATCCAGAGCTGCCTGAGACTGAGGAATCTCCAGGGCAAACTGGGAAACACTGTCAGGAGAGTCATTGCCACTAACAGCTTTGGTTAACCACATCCTAAAACCTCCCACTTGGGTCTGGCCATTCTCCAGTAAAAGGCAAAAGTAAAACTCCCCTAAATTCCCTGTCCTGATGGGTTCGTAGAGGTTATGAGCTAAAGAAACCTCATGGCCAACTACTATCTCTGCACAGTGGGTTTTTCCTGGAGAAGTTATCCACCTCCTCTCAGCATCCCCTTCCCTGGATGCAGGACCTGGCCTGAGAGGTGTCTGATAGAGAGCTGGAAATGGAGAGCTGAGGGCCTCAGGAAGTGGAACCTCCACCCAGTTTCCTCACAGACCCTTGGGATCTGTTCCAGTCACCTTTGCACTCTGCCAAAACCAAGCTCTTGACTCTGTATTTGACTTTGTTTGGCTTCAGTTTCCAGGAACCTGTTATTCACTTCCCTGCTAGATTACAGAGCCCTTCATACATCAATTTCTTCCCAGGAAAGTACTTTTACAGTTCAATCAAGTTCTTTCCCATTTCCTAGGCACACTGAGCTCTTTGAGTGTCTCTGAGGAAGGAATTTTCTCCAGCACTCAAATAACCCTCTGCCCTTTGTGGTATTTCAGCTACTGCTCCAGATGCAATGCTTTAGTATCAGGCTTGCCAGTGTTGTGATCAGACAAATGGCTCTCCTATCTGGTGCCCAATTTTCCTGTTTATAGTCAAGGAGCATGTCTCTCTCTTTTGCCACTGCACCCCACTGTGAGCTCCTACCAGCAACCCTCCCAAAGTCCCCCAGTGTGTAAATCTAGTCCTGTCTTGGGGATGATGTGACCTGTGCCTCTGTTTTGCTCAGACAGTCCACATCCATGTATGATTTCCCCAGCTTGAAGCCAGCACAGGGGACTCTATCAGCATGTGCAAACACTGAGTCTATGGCACCAAGTGTGGGGACAAGGGCTGGACACAGTGCTGACTCCTGGGTGCTTTCCTTGTGTCCTGGCAGGTCTCACACTGTGCCTCAAGAAGCAGGTCCACTGGCATGTGATCGGCTTGGGCTCTGGGCCAGAAGTCCACTCCATCTTCTTTGAAGGCCACACATTCCTGGTGAGAAGCCACCGTCTCAGCAGCCTAGAAATCTCCCCTGCCACATATCTCACAGCCCAGACCACGCCAGGAACAGCTGGCTGGTTTCGGATGTTCTGCCAGATACTGTCCCATCAGCAAGGTAACCTTATTTTCCAAGAGCTGGGGGGAAAAGCAGTTCAGGGGGTGGCCTGAGCTCAGGGTTCTGTGTGGTGCTGCAGATCCaaggctcctcctgctccctggtgTTACATCCTCCTGTAGTCTGGCCCATACCAGATGGCATGGGTGATCCATGTTGGCCCGTTTGATAGGAACAGTAGTAGAGAAGATTTCTCTCAGGCAGGGCCTGGGTGAGTGCCTGCCTGTACTGGCACATCAGTGTGACCCTTTCTGCCTGGCTTGTCTGAACCCAGCTGGCATGGAGGCCTTTGTGAAGGTGGAGGAGTGTCCTGAGGAACGCCTGCTGAAGATGGGGAAGCTGTTGAAcgagccagaggagctggattACCctgaggaagatgaggaaatTTATCATGTGATCCAAGTGCGCTCTTTTGCCAAAGACAAGCCCATGACCTGGACGTACTACATTGCAGCTGAGGAAATGGACTGGGACTATGCCCCTGTGAAGCCAGTGTCTCTGGATAGGTGAGAGTGGGCACCTGTGCTCATGAAGCTGCTCCTCaaggcagccctgccagctcttccccttttccacagaaattacttttcattcTGCCCAACCTGGACAGTTTTGTTCTTTATTAACACTAACAGTATGGATGCAGGACAAGAATGGTCTTGGGGAGGCCATGGGAAGTCAGGCCTGGTTTTGCTCCATTTTACCAAATTTGTCTCTGTCTGTCACCAAGGCCTCTGGAATAAATCCCTTCTAAGCAGACAACAACTCCTCATGACTTTCTCAGCCATCTGCCAGGTCCTTGGATGATGGCAGGTCTTGCTCTGTTTCTGACAATGTCCTGCATGTGGCCACTGgttctctctctgcctttgccAGCAGAAACACGGCGAGCCTGTACCTGGAGCCTGGCCCCCAGCGGATCGGTTCAAAGTACAAGAAAGTGGTGTTCGTGGAGTATGAGGATGCAACCTTCAAGAAACGCAGGGTGTCCAACCCACAGGACAAGGGAATTCTGGGGCCTGTCATCAAGGGGGAGGTGGGAGATCAGTTTAAGGTAAGAGAAGCACAGCTTTCCACTGTGGAAACTTCAGAGCTTGATGCTGTTCCTACTAATAGCTCTTGGCTTGTGGCTAAGGTCTGACTTAAGTCATTCAGGTGCTCTCTCATGTTTGGCAATGATCAAAGTTCACTGCAAAGGCAGGTGTTACTGGCAGCCTAAGGTAAACCCTCTCTGTAAGATGCACAGGATATGGCCCAGTCCCTCTGATTTGGCTTTGTTGCAGTTCACTTGGTGTGAGTTCATACAAGACACATGACATCCAGCACCTTCCTCTGAGGCAGGAGTGTCCTCTCatcctctgctcttctccatcTGTTTGCTGTTACCTCACAGCATTGGGGATTGTCACTTTTGTCTCCCGAAGTGCCTCTCCCGACCACTTGACTTGTTTGCAGCTGGGAGGAATGGGATGGTTTCCAGCAGCTTCAcatttctgctccctgcctggggtTCCCTGTGTAGTTGTGGGCATGTGACAGAGCTATTTagagaaataaaggaagggCTTCATCCAGTGAAGTGGGGAGCACTTTAAAGCTCTTGACTTCTGTACATACTTAATGTCCTGGTCCTCTGGATTGATGTCCCTCTTTGGACTCATGTAAAGCAAGACTAAAGAAAGCAACTTTCTCTTTAATAAATCAGATATTTTCATGCCCTCCTTAAAACAGACACCTCCCAGAACAATGGACAGTATAGGCTCATCACAGAGAAATTGTAGTTTCTTGTATTCTGACTTTGTGGTTCCAGACATGTCTGGGTCCCTCCTGTTGACCACTGGCAGATAGCCAAcccctgggcagtgctgtctGGTGTTTCCCTCTCTGCAAGGACACTGAGAGCAGCTTACAGTGATCAGAAAACACCAAacattcctgctgcctgtcctcATTTCAGATCGTGTTCAGGAATCTGGCCAGCCGACCCTACAACATTTACCCTCATGGCCTCACCAGTGTCAGGCCCTACTATGCCATGAGACCCTCACAAGGTAAGGCAGGCCATGCCAGCTTGGGATATCACCTGGCCACTGCCATTTTTCTGGGCCAAGAGAATTTCCTGAAGCTTGTGGAAGGACTGGTTGTCCATTCATCCAAGCATCTAAACTCTACAATCCCAGGGATTATGATGATTCTAGGTTCATGTTCCCATTTAAGGAGTGCTTCAATGATGAGTTGGAGAAGGAGCATTCTTAAccagggagctgggactgtGTTAATTGGTCCATCCTGGAGGCCTCCATTTTCTGACAAGGCAGGAACAATCCTGGTGATCCTGCCTGTGTTTGCAGTTTATTTACAGCCCTCAttccctgggctctgtctgACCTATATTCTTGTCAGGGTTCACTGTGATTTAGACTCTGCCTCTTGCAGCTTTGTAGTTTTTGttctggggttgtttttttccccccaggttTTATTCCTAGAACTGCTTTCACCCTTATTATTGTGCTCCCAGGACCATGACTTATGCAAAGTCATCCCACATCCCCCCAGGATCCTGGGATGGCCATGGGTGCAATTTCTGTGGTTAGGAAACCTTTCTGAGCTCTTTTAAAAAGTGGGATCACCccttgcaggagcagcccagacATAACTGGTCTGCTCTTGGGTTGTGTGTTGCCAGAGAAAGATGTGAAGGATATTCCTATTCCCCCTGGGCAGTCATTCACCTACAGCTGGAGTCTCACCACTGAGGATGGCCCAACAGAGGCAGATCCTCGCTGCCTCACCCGCTTCTACTACAGCTCCATCGACCCAGTCCGAGACACAGCCTCAGGCCTGATTGGGCCCCTCCTCATCTGCTCCAAGAAGTCCATGGATCAGAGGGGGAATCAGGTGGGTCTTTCCTTTGTTGCCTCAACTTCTAGGAGGAAAGGCCGGCATGACTATGGTGggtgaaataattaaataaaccCAAATGTGTCTGTCCTTTTCTCTTCAACCCTACCCGCAGTCCTAAtgcctctgccttccccatCCTCCCTTGAAAGCTCTCCTTTCCTCAAATCTGCACCCTAACTCCTGTGAAATGGCAGTAAACTTCTCCATGCACACAGACTGAGACCTGAAAGCTACACTAGGCACCAGGTGCGCTCTGATCAGACCAGTAAtaatttcttccctctctttttcaGATAATGTCAGACAACATGAAGTTGGTGCTGTTTTCAGTCTTTGATGAGAACCACAGCTGGTACCTGCAGGAGAACATCAAGAGGTTCTGCTCTGATGCAGCCCATGTAGATACCCAGGACCTCCAGTTTTATGCCTCCAATGTGATGCACAGTGAGTACTGAGCCAGGGGCTCCCTGCAAAGCCCCAACAGACAGAGGctcatccctgccccaggaaaggagcaggagacaCACAGCAGCTCAACAGCCTTGGGGGGAATTTGTTAGTGAAATGTTTCACCCCTGCCCTCTTCCAGCTATTAATGGCTTCGTATTTGACAACTTCCAAACAAAACTCTGCCTGAACGACGTTGTGTACTGGTATGTCCTGAGTGTTGGGGCCCAAACAGATTTCCTCTCCATCTTCTTCTCTGGAAACACCTTCAAGCGCAACATGGTCTTTGAGGACGTGCTTACTCTCTTCCCATTTTCCGGAGAAACAGTCATCATGAGTTTGGAAAAGCCAGGTTAGTAGCATGGGCTATCCTGCAAACAATGGGCTTGGCATCCCAGCAGAGATCAGTGAGCACCTTCAGCCAGTCCTCTGGTGCCCAATTCCTTTTGACAGCTCTGAGAAAAAGAGATCCACAGCCTGCTAGAACAGCAAAGTGAGAGGCAGTGATTAAATCTTTCTAAGCttaaatcaaataaattgaATTACGGCATTTTACTCAATTAGTAGGGTGTGTTAAGGTCATGCATGCTGCCAAACCAGTAAGCTGGCTGCAGTAACATGAGCCTGGTGGACATTTGCAATCCTGGCTCCAAGCTTGGAGGTCAAGGGGAgtggcagagctgttcctgctgtgggTTCAGCTGCTGGTCATGCCATTTATCTCCAGACTTTTGCAAGGACAGAAACCACAGCCACAGAAAAGTCCTAGAAAAGATTTGCTAGATTTGCTTCAGAGTTGTTATATTTCCCCCCACTCAGCGCTTTTCCCTTAGTGCTGGCAAAAGCATTGCTGTCAAACCATTTCCTCACTCACAGGGAAGACAGGATTTACCATGTGGTGGCAACACTGATATAATGGTCATGAGCACTGCACCTGAGCCAAGCTGCCAGGGTTTCTAGACACCCCAGGAAGCTTTTTACAACCCAGCCAAGCCTCACATCCGTTTGAGCTCAgattcctgcctgctgctcagaagcagagcagcagctcagctggcagcaggtggcagctctctccagcagcagagcccagaaatCACACATCTCAccctctctgctgggagcaAACACACTGGCTGGGGATGTGAGTGAGAGGCAGCctctcatttctttctcctccagTGGGAGAGATGTGGTGACTGTCTTTGGGAGAGAGCTGTGTTTGACAGCACCAGGCTGTCTTTGGGGGTGGGTTATggtgactgctgctgctggaggctccaTGGGTTCTCACTGCCTTAACTGCTCTCACCAAGCTGTACTTGGGCCCTCACCAGTGTGTGTAGCTCACTAAGCTCTGCAAGGAAacaccagccctgctgatggTGCTTGTAAGGCTCtgatgctgccagcagctctgtgggccTGGCTGTAAAACATTCTAGGGACTATGAAAGCATAGAATCACTACCATGAGCCAGAGGCTGCCTGAAAATATAGGTTGCAGTAGCAAGGGAGCAGCATGGGAATGACATCTATTCCAGTTTCCCACTGAAGTGGGCTGATGCTGTCCTTTTACCCTCTCTTGAGACAGGTGTATGGACACTGGGGTGCCTGAATCCTGATTTCAGAGACCGAGGGATGCATGCCAAGTTCACGGTCTCACAGTGCCAGTATGAGCAATACACTGATGGGGAAGATTATGTGTATCCTGATGGGGAGGAGGTTGCCTTTGAATTCCAACCCAGGGGCTTCTCTAAAAGAAAGAAGTCATGTGTAAATGAGCAACTGAACAGCATCACCTCTTCCAGCAATGAGACAGAGAAGACAAGATGCCTGACAGAACATGGGGCTGTCCTGAGCAATAGCAGGATTTCTGATCCCTCTTCCAATGGCACATCATTTTTAGGAACAATGCCAAATCCACATGATATTTCCATGTCTTCTCTGCCAGAGACAAACTATGAGCCAGTGTCCTATGAGGCCTTCCTGGAAGATGAAGAATTGTCAAAAATCATCAGCCAGGatgaagggtttggagcaacccCACCTGGAGAGCACTTGGTGAGCATCAGTGGAAGGGTCCATGGTACTGTGAGCTCAAAAGAAGATCAGCAATGGCTGCACCATGCCATGGCAGCTCCAAGAGATGCCCTGGCAGGAACAAAAGTGACAAAAATCCCAGAGCTGAAGGAGCCAGTAAAAGGAATGGCAGTCCAGCCTGGTGGCATGATACAGAATCTGGAAGCAGAGCCTCAAAAGACAACTACTCACACAACAAGCTTGTGGGACTCCATTGCTtatgctgctggaaaagcccctCTTCAGGTGAACAGGAGCTCAATTCACCAGAATGATCTGGAGCACAACCTGGCACTTCAAGATGTGTCTTCACAGGGTAATGAGGACAAGCTGCTAAAAGGAGATGGTAAAATATCCTTTAACCTGTATGACTCAGAGGAGACAATCAGTACAGCACCATCTTTAAGTATTGATCACAACTCTTCCTCCACATTGAACAATCCTTCTGCATCTCCAGATGAGACAGAAGATAATAGGACTTCTCATGCTGTGGTTCACAGCCATGCCATAGAAAGCAATTATTCATCAAATGACCTGGatgccaggctggaaaaaaggCTTCACAAAGTGGTTTCACAAGGCTTTTATGAAACTTTTGAAGaccaaaatgtttctgtgtcaGACAAACCTGTACAAGGAGAAATCTTCAGAGATGAGAGTAACTCCTTGCCTATGAAAAGTGGCACAGAAAAAGCCAGTGGACTTGCCAAAGGCTCCAGCCTTCTAGACACGAATGACCTTGAGCCATCCAGCTATGTAATGACAGAAGAGAGGGatgaagtaattttgaaagaaGTGTTTCAGGATGCTAAGGAATTAGCAGAGCTGGACAGTATTGCCTTTTCTGAATCAAATGTTGTGACCAATGATACCAGGCCATTCCCAAATGGTTTCTTAAAGAGCTCTGAGCAGTTTCCAAGACACAGAGTTGCAGCCAGAAGCACCAGTGGCCCTGACTGGAGACCTAAACAAGCCAGGTCACTGGAAAGCAGAGGTTTGGGTTTTCccaacaccagcagcaggaagcccCTCTCTGATGGTaagacagcagagcaggatctgGCCAGCCCTCCCCCTGAGACAGCAGTGAATAAGGAAGCCTCAAAGGCATGTGGACCTCATTCCCCATTTTGCATCACTCGCTTCAAAAAGAGGTCCTTGGTATCAAGCAACACCTTGCCTCAGGTGATGGTGGCCCCACAAAGcctggaagaaaaatccagcatGGTTGAGAGGAGGCtacaggcaggcagggatgctgtacaggctggagaggagaatcctgaggagaggctgagcacagacaggggggcacagggcagcagggagggggctcagcacagcagacGCTCCCTCCCCTCACAGGaagcactggggacaggagcagcagtgagcagctcaGAAAGGCAGGTCCTCACTGAGGCTGCAGACCTGGCCTCAAACTGGgacccagtgtccccaggggctgtggtgAACACGGGGGACTTGCACAGCCCAGCTTTGGCcgagctgcagccaggcagagctgtggtgtgGGGGGCTCCTGGGAGTGAGCAAGCTCAGGGGAGAAGCCAGACGGAGGAGGAGACAAACTCTGTGGAGCAGCTGGGTCGGTTCAGTCCTGAGCCTCAGCAGCTCAAGGCCAATGTCACAGAGGACCATGTGTCTGGGACAATGTCTGAACAAAGCCCTGAAGGAATGTCTCTGAAAACAGCCA includes:
- the F8 gene encoding coagulation factor VIII isoform X1, encoding MVLVGALCSLLLLCLVEEGISKVRRYYIAAVETTWDYTHSDLLSVLQAPAGILGHTGQHHPPAGVPPRYRKAVFVEYPDGSFTQPKLKPAWMGLLGPTIRAEVYDTVVITFKNLASRPYNLHAVGVSYWKASEGAGYEDETSQPEKEGDRVDPGKTYTYVWEIQENQGPTEDDSMCLTHSYSSNTNSVKDINSGLIGALLVCRPGTLVSDGNEGLQKEFVLLFAVFDEGKSWYSEQGSPAAAQPQALNGTELHTINGYINGSLPGLTLCLKKQVHWHVIGLGSGPEVHSIFFEGHTFLVRSHRLSSLEISPATYLTAQTTPGTAGWFRMFCQILSHQQAGMEAFVKVEECPEERLLKMGKLLNEPEELDYPEEDEEIYHVIQVRSFAKDKPMTWTYYIAAEEMDWDYAPVKPVSLDSRNTASLYLEPGPQRIGSKYKKVVFVEYEDATFKKRRVSNPQDKGILGPVIKGEVGDQFKIVFRNLASRPYNIYPHGLTSVRPYYAMRPSQEKDVKDIPIPPGQSFTYSWSLTTEDGPTEADPRCLTRFYYSSIDPVRDTASGLIGPLLICSKKSMDQRGNQIMSDNMKLVLFSVFDENHSWYLQENIKRFCSDAAHVDTQDLQFYASNVMHTINGFVFDNFQTKLCLNDVVYWYVLSVGAQTDFLSIFFSGNTFKRNMVFEDVLTLFPFSGETVIMSLEKPGVWTLGCLNPDFRDRGMHAKFTVSQCQYEQYTDGEDYVYPDGEEVAFEFQPRGFSKRKKSCVNEQLNSITSSSNETEKTRCLTEHGAVLSNSRISDPSSNGTSFLGTMPNPHDISMSSLPETNYEPVSYEAFLEDEELSKIISQDEGFGATPPGEHLVSISGRVHGTVSSKEDQQWLHHAMAAPRDALAGTKVTKIPELKEPVKGMAVQPGGMIQNLEAEPQKTTTHTTSLWDSIAYAAGKAPLQVNRSSIHQNDLEHNLALQDVSSQGNEDKLLKGDGKISFNLYDSEETISTAPSLSIDHNSSSTLNNPSASPDETEDNRTSHAVVHSHAIESNYSSNDLDARLEKRLHKVVSQGFYETFEDQNVSVSDKPVQGEIFRDESNSLPMKSGTEKASGLAKGSSLLDTNDLEPSSYVMTEERDEVILKEVFQDAKELAELDSIAFSESNVVTNDTRPFPNGFLKSSEQFPRHRVAARSTSGPDWRPKQARSLESRGLGFPNTSSRKPLSDGKTAEQDLASPPPETAVNKEASKACGPHSPFCITRFKKRSLVSSNTLPQVMVAPQSLEEKSSMVERRLQAGRDAVQAGEENPEERLSTDRGAQGSREGAQHSRRSLPSQEALGTGAAVSSSERQVLTEAADLASNWDPVSPGAVVNTGDLHSPALAELQPGRAVVWGAPGSEQAQGRSQTEEETNSVEQLGRFSPEPQQLKANVTEDHVSGTMSEQSPEGMSLKTAIRENCSLSPSSPSVSNNSTKKPAQNMQDTHGCQVLGREDVLREIGKTEGQGLGEPMEDGENNSTAGERSHIPADREEQALNNGTHSSPSKTAKTDYDEYSDTEQTMEDFDMYGEEEHDPRSFQGEIRQYFIAAVEVMWEYGDQRPQHFLKAMDPRRSRRKHSWQYRKVVFREYLDGSFTQPVQRGELDEHLGILGPYIRAEVQDVIMVTFKNLASRPFSFHSTLTAYEGTTQQAGVVQPGGLQKYSWKVLPQMAPTTQEFDCKAWAYFSNVDLEKDLHSGLIGPLIICNHGVLSYVSKRQLAVQEFSLLFTIFDETKSWYFLENVDRNCRPPCQIQQDSPDFKRNHSFHAINGYVSDTLPGLVMAQQQRVRWHLLNMGSTEDIHSVHFHGQLFNARTSQEYRMGVYNLYPGVFGTVEMWPSHAGIWRVECKVGEHQQAGMSALFLVYDLNCRNALGLASGSIADSQITASGQYGQWAPRLARLDNSGSINAWSTDRSNAWIQVDLLHPTIIHGIKTQGARQKFSSFYISQFVVFYSLDGRRWKTYRGNATSTQMLFFGNVDATGVKENRLNPPVVARYIRIHPTHYNIRATLRMELLGCDLNSCSMPLGMENRGIPDEHISASSHSANVFSRWTPALARLNLQGRTNAWRPKSNSPREWLQVDFGVTKKVTAIITQGAKALFTQMFVKEFAVSISQDGVHWSSVLQSGKEKIFKANQDHQSAVTNTLESPLFARYVRIHPRQWHNHIALRIEFLGCDTQQEY
- the F8 gene encoding coagulation factor VIII isoform X2 gives rise to the protein MVLVGALCSLLLLCLVEEGISKVRRYYIAAVETTWDYTHSDLLSVLQAPAGILGHTGQHHPPAGVPPRYRKAVFVEYPDGSFTQPKLKPAWMGLLGPTIRAEVYDTVVITFKNLASRPYNLHAVGVSYWKASEGAGYEDETSQPEKEGDRVDPGKTYTYVWEIQENQGPTEDDSMCLTHSYSSNTNSVKDINSGLIGALLVCRPGTLVSDGNEGLQKEFVLLFAVFDEGKSWYSEQGSPAAAQPQALNGTELHTINGYINGSLPGLTLCLKKQVHWHVIGLGSGPEVHSIFFEGHTFLVRSHRLSSLEISPATYLTAQTTPGTAGWFRMFCQILSHQQAGMEAFVKVEECPEERLLKMGKLLNEPEELDYPEEDEEIYHVIQVRSFAKDKPMTWTYYIAAEEMDWDYAPVKPVSLDRNTASLYLEPGPQRIGSKYKKVVFVEYEDATFKKRRVSNPQDKGILGPVIKGEVGDQFKIVFRNLASRPYNIYPHGLTSVRPYYAMRPSQEKDVKDIPIPPGQSFTYSWSLTTEDGPTEADPRCLTRFYYSSIDPVRDTASGLIGPLLICSKKSMDQRGNQIMSDNMKLVLFSVFDENHSWYLQENIKRFCSDAAHVDTQDLQFYASNVMHTINGFVFDNFQTKLCLNDVVYWYVLSVGAQTDFLSIFFSGNTFKRNMVFEDVLTLFPFSGETVIMSLEKPGVWTLGCLNPDFRDRGMHAKFTVSQCQYEQYTDGEDYVYPDGEEVAFEFQPRGFSKRKKSCVNEQLNSITSSSNETEKTRCLTEHGAVLSNSRISDPSSNGTSFLGTMPNPHDISMSSLPETNYEPVSYEAFLEDEELSKIISQDEGFGATPPGEHLVSISGRVHGTVSSKEDQQWLHHAMAAPRDALAGTKVTKIPELKEPVKGMAVQPGGMIQNLEAEPQKTTTHTTSLWDSIAYAAGKAPLQVNRSSIHQNDLEHNLALQDVSSQGNEDKLLKGDGKISFNLYDSEETISTAPSLSIDHNSSSTLNNPSASPDETEDNRTSHAVVHSHAIESNYSSNDLDARLEKRLHKVVSQGFYETFEDQNVSVSDKPVQGEIFRDESNSLPMKSGTEKASGLAKGSSLLDTNDLEPSSYVMTEERDEVILKEVFQDAKELAELDSIAFSESNVVTNDTRPFPNGFLKSSEQFPRHRVAARSTSGPDWRPKQARSLESRGLGFPNTSSRKPLSDGKTAEQDLASPPPETAVNKEASKACGPHSPFCITRFKKRSLVSSNTLPQVMVAPQSLEEKSSMVERRLQAGRDAVQAGEENPEERLSTDRGAQGSREGAQHSRRSLPSQEALGTGAAVSSSERQVLTEAADLASNWDPVSPGAVVNTGDLHSPALAELQPGRAVVWGAPGSEQAQGRSQTEEETNSVEQLGRFSPEPQQLKANVTEDHVSGTMSEQSPEGMSLKTAIRENCSLSPSSPSVSNNSTKKPAQNMQDTHGCQVLGREDVLREIGKTEGQGLGEPMEDGENNSTAGERSHIPADREEQALNNGTHSSPSKTAKTDYDEYSDTEQTMEDFDMYGEEEHDPRSFQGEIRQYFIAAVEVMWEYGDQRPQHFLKAMDPRRSRRKHSWQYRKVVFREYLDGSFTQPVQRGELDEHLGILGPYIRAEVQDVIMVTFKNLASRPFSFHSTLTAYEGTTQQAGVVQPGGLQKYSWKVLPQMAPTTQEFDCKAWAYFSNVDLEKDLHSGLIGPLIICNHGVLSYVSKRQLAVQEFSLLFTIFDETKSWYFLENVDRNCRPPCQIQQDSPDFKRNHSFHAINGYVSDTLPGLVMAQQQRVRWHLLNMGSTEDIHSVHFHGQLFNARTSQEYRMGVYNLYPGVFGTVEMWPSHAGIWRVECKVGEHQQAGMSALFLVYDLNCRNALGLASGSIADSQITASGQYGQWAPRLARLDNSGSINAWSTDRSNAWIQVDLLHPTIIHGIKTQGARQKFSSFYISQFVVFYSLDGRRWKTYRGNATSTQMLFFGNVDATGVKENRLNPPVVARYIRIHPTHYNIRATLRMELLGCDLNSCSMPLGMENRGIPDEHISASSHSANVFSRWTPALARLNLQGRTNAWRPKSNSPREWLQVDFGVTKKVTAIITQGAKALFTQMFVKEFAVSISQDGVHWSSVLQSGKEKIFKANQDHQSAVTNTLESPLFARYVRIHPRQWHNHIALRIEFLGCDTQQEY